A genomic segment from Dehalococcoidales bacterium encodes:
- a CDS encoding class I SAM-dependent methyltransferase, with protein sequence MKQANAPNTDYKALVRQGCDLCAAAYDKARWAETNPELTLLTSRLSDGATVLDVGCGAGVPIARALAERFIVTGVDISCEMISRAHVNVPEGRFILGDIMSVEFPPSCFDAAVAFYSIFHLPREEHPCLFQRIHGWLKPGGYLLATVSQFSEAPYTEDDFHGVTMYWSNLGLEDYKKTLSEIGFALLETTVIGHGYREASGTPEECHPLIFARKG encoded by the coding sequence GGTGTGATCTTTGTGCGGCTGCCTACGACAAAGCGCGGTGGGCAGAAACCAATCCGGAGTTGACACTGCTCACGAGCCGATTGAGTGATGGGGCGACTGTACTTGATGTTGGCTGCGGGGCTGGTGTGCCAATCGCACGGGCTCTTGCCGAGCGCTTCATCGTCACGGGGGTAGATATCTCCTGTGAGATGATCAGCCGCGCGCACGTGAACGTACCGGAGGGGAGATTCATACTCGGGGACATCATGTCAGTCGAGTTCCCACCGTCCTGCTTCGATGCGGCGGTTGCGTTCTACTCAATCTTCCATCTCCCTCGCGAGGAACACCCCTGTTTGTTCCAACGGATTCACGGATGGCTCAAGCCAGGAGGATATCTGCTGGCAACCGTCAGTCAGTTCAGCGAGGCGCCATACACGGAAGACGATTTCCATGGGGTCACGATGTACTGGAGTAACCTGGGTCTTGAGGATTACAAGAAGACCTTGTCGGAGATCGGGTTTGCTCTTCTTGAGACAACGGTCATCGGACACGGCTATCGAGAGGCAAGCGGTACGCCTGAAGAGTGTCATCCTCTCATCTTCGCCCGGAAGGGCTGA